Proteins encoded by one window of Arachis ipaensis cultivar K30076 chromosome B04, Araip1.1, whole genome shotgun sequence:
- the LOC107639341 gene encoding CASP-like protein 2B1: MSYLVVGVSPGTAPVYHSTNLKLLDKRIKIAELVLRFMILGLGVVAAILIGTDSQVKVFFSFEKEAKFTDVKALVFWVVANGLAAGYSLIQGLHCVVSLVRGSVLFNKPLAWAIFSVDQVPFYI; encoded by the exons ATGAGTTATTTGGTTGTAGGTGTTAGTCCTGGAACAGCTCCAGTGTACCATAGCACAAACCTGAAATTGTTGGATAAGAGGATCAAGATAGCTGAGTTGGTGTTAAGGTTTATGATTCTTGGTCTTGGAGTTGTTGCAGCTATTCTTATTGGAACTGATTCACAAGTGAAGGTGTTTTTCTCCTTTGAGAAAGAAGCTAAATTCACTGATGTTAAGGCTTTGGT ATTCTGGGTAGTTGCTAATGGTTTGGCTGCTGGATACTCTTTGATTCAAGGACTCCATTGTGTTGTGAGTTTGGTTAGGGGAAGTGTTCTCTTCAACAAGCCCTTAGCTTGGGCCATTTTCTCTGTTGATCAGGTACCCTTTTATATTTGA